One genomic segment of Labrus bergylta chromosome 17, fLabBer1.1, whole genome shotgun sequence includes these proteins:
- the LOC109998923 gene encoding cytotoxic granule associated RNA binding protein TIA1 isoform X1 gives MDDDQPKTLYVGNLSRDVTEALILELFGQIGPCKSCKMIVDTAGHDPYCFVEFYEHRHATATIAAMNGRKILGKEVKVNWATTPTSQKKDTSSHFHVFVGDLSPEITTDDIRAAFAPFGKISDCRVVKDMATGKSKGYGFVSFFNKWDAENAIQQMGGQWLGGRQIRTNWATRKPAPKNSNETPSSKQLSFDEVVNQSSPSNCTVYCGGVTTGLTEQTMRQTFSPFGQIMEIRVFPDKGYSFVRFNSHEAAAHAIVSVNGTSIEGYVVKCYWGKETTDMVSPIQQVQMPQQNTVSFAAQPYSQWGQWYSNTQQIGQYVPNGWQVPSYGVYGQTWDQQGYNHLHAGAGWTGVGAVSNGGMVESGQGVNGTVLTNQAGMSTAGFHTH, from the exons GTATGTTGGGAATCTGTCCCGGGACGTGACAGAGGCCCTGATCTTGGAGTTGTTTGGCCAGATCGGACCCTGCAAGAGCTGTAAAATGATAGTAGAT ACGGCAGGTCATGATCCGTACTGCTTTGTGGAGTTCTATGAGCATAGACATGCCACTGCCACAATCGCAGCCATGAATGGTCGGAAAATTCTGGGTAAG GAGGTGAAGGTTAACTGGGCCACGACCCCAACCAGccaaaagaaagacacaagCA gtcactTTCATGTCTTTGTCGGAGATCTAAGTCCTGAAATCACCACGGACGACATTAGAGCAGCTTTTGCCCCGTTTGGAAAAATATC ggATTGTCGAGTGGTGAAAGACATGGCCACAGGTAAATCTAAAGGCTATGGCTTTGTCTCCTTCTTTAACAAATGG GATGCAGAGAACGCCATCCAGCAGATGGGAGGACAGTGGCTGGGAGGGAGGCAGATCCGGACCAACTGGGCCACGAGGAAACCTGCTCCcaaaaattcaaatgaaa CTCCCAGTTCCAAACAGCTGTCCTTCGACGAGGTTGTCAACCAGTCCAGCCCGAGCAACTGCACCGTGTACTGCGGCGGAGTGACAACAGGCCTCACAG AGCAAACCATGAGACAGACCTTCTCCCCCTTTGGCCAAATAATGGAAATACGAGTTTTCCCAGACAAAGGATACTCATTTGTGAG gTTTAACTCCCATGAAGCAGCAGCACATGCCATTGTTTCCGTCAATGGCACATCCATAGAGGGCTATGTGGTGAAATGTTACTGGGGCAAGGAAACAACAGACATGGTTAGCCCTATCCAGCAGGTACAGATGCCACAG CAGAACACAGTGAGCTTTGCGGCGCAGCCCTACAGTCAGTGGGGTCAGTGGTACAGCAACACGCAGCAGATTGGTCAGTATGTGCCCAATGGATGGCAGGTGCCCAGCTACGGAGTCTACGGGCAGACCTGGGATCAGCAGGGCTACAA TCATTTACACGCTGGAGCCGGATGGACGGGTGTTGGCGCGGTGAGCAACGGGGGCATGGTGGAATCCGGACAGGGGGTCAACGGGACGGTTCTAACCAACCAGGCCGGCATGAGCACCGCCGGCTTCCACACCCACTGA
- the LOC109998923 gene encoding cytotoxic granule associated RNA binding protein TIA1 isoform X2 translates to MDDDQPKTLYVGNLSRDVTEALILELFGQIGPCKSCKMIVDTAGHDPYCFVEFYEHRHATATIAAMNGRKILGKEVKVNWATTPTSQKKDTSSHFHVFVGDLSPEITTDDIRAAFAPFGKISDCRVVKDMATGKSKGYGFVSFFNKWDAENAIQQMGGQWLGGRQIRTNWATRKPAPKNSNETPSSKQLSFDEVVNQSSPSNCTVYCGGVTTGLTEQTMRQTFSPFGQIMEIRVFPDKGYSFVRFNSHEAAAHAIVSVNGTSIEGYVVKCYWGKETTDMVSPIQQVQMPQNTVSFAAQPYSQWGQWYSNTQQIGQYVPNGWQVPSYGVYGQTWDQQGYNHLHAGAGWTGVGAVSNGGMVESGQGVNGTVLTNQAGMSTAGFHTH, encoded by the exons GTATGTTGGGAATCTGTCCCGGGACGTGACAGAGGCCCTGATCTTGGAGTTGTTTGGCCAGATCGGACCCTGCAAGAGCTGTAAAATGATAGTAGAT ACGGCAGGTCATGATCCGTACTGCTTTGTGGAGTTCTATGAGCATAGACATGCCACTGCCACAATCGCAGCCATGAATGGTCGGAAAATTCTGGGTAAG GAGGTGAAGGTTAACTGGGCCACGACCCCAACCAGccaaaagaaagacacaagCA gtcactTTCATGTCTTTGTCGGAGATCTAAGTCCTGAAATCACCACGGACGACATTAGAGCAGCTTTTGCCCCGTTTGGAAAAATATC ggATTGTCGAGTGGTGAAAGACATGGCCACAGGTAAATCTAAAGGCTATGGCTTTGTCTCCTTCTTTAACAAATGG GATGCAGAGAACGCCATCCAGCAGATGGGAGGACAGTGGCTGGGAGGGAGGCAGATCCGGACCAACTGGGCCACGAGGAAACCTGCTCCcaaaaattcaaatgaaa CTCCCAGTTCCAAACAGCTGTCCTTCGACGAGGTTGTCAACCAGTCCAGCCCGAGCAACTGCACCGTGTACTGCGGCGGAGTGACAACAGGCCTCACAG AGCAAACCATGAGACAGACCTTCTCCCCCTTTGGCCAAATAATGGAAATACGAGTTTTCCCAGACAAAGGATACTCATTTGTGAG gTTTAACTCCCATGAAGCAGCAGCACATGCCATTGTTTCCGTCAATGGCACATCCATAGAGGGCTATGTGGTGAAATGTTACTGGGGCAAGGAAACAACAGACATGGTTAGCCCTATCCAGCAGGTACAGATGCCACAG AACACAGTGAGCTTTGCGGCGCAGCCCTACAGTCAGTGGGGTCAGTGGTACAGCAACACGCAGCAGATTGGTCAGTATGTGCCCAATGGATGGCAGGTGCCCAGCTACGGAGTCTACGGGCAGACCTGGGATCAGCAGGGCTACAA TCATTTACACGCTGGAGCCGGATGGACGGGTGTTGGCGCGGTGAGCAACGGGGGCATGGTGGAATCCGGACAGGGGGTCAACGGGACGGTTCTAACCAACCAGGCCGGCATGAGCACCGCCGGCTTCCACACCCACTGA